The genomic interval CGATATGTGAAGCTTTTCCATCAGAAAAAACAAGAGCAGCATGTAGCACAATTTGCTGATTTTACTATTGCAGCAATTCAATTAGTTGACCGTTTTCCTTGGATTGCGCAATATTATCGTTCGCGATTTACCCATGTTTTTCTTGACGAATATCAGGATTCTTCAAGCGTGCAAGCCAATCTGATTGTTCGCATCTTTGCACCAGAGGGGGTGCAACATGAGAATTCATCTGCACTCACCGCAGTGGGAGATCCCTATCAGGCTATTTATGGCTGGCGTGGGGCATCCCCGGGAGCTTTTATCAACTTTCTAAGAAATACAGGAGTTCATGCACCCTTAGCTCTGAGTGCTAGCATGCGTAATCCACAAATTATCTTGGATATGGCCAATATGCTGACTCGACCTTTGCGCTTAGGTCACGTTGATGTATATAACCGTCCCGGCAGTATTGTGCTGCAAGAAGTGACTGTTAAAGAACTAACAGCACATACGCCGCAGGGTGCAAGTAATCCAGCCGAGGGGTCTTTTGGAGCTTTGATCTACCATACGCAACGTCAAGAAATTGACGCGGTGGTGCGTTACGCGAAGTATGCAGTTTCAGAGAGTAAACGACGCAATGATGAACGCATTAAGCGTGGAGAAAAAGCGCAATCCGGACCATTTGTGGCTGTGCTTATGCGCTCTAAAACGCATATGGATGAATATGCAAGTGCCTTAACTCGTGCAGGTCTTTCTGTGCAGATTGATGGTGTAGGTAGCGTGCTTGATCGTCCTGATGCTCATGAAATTCTTAATATTCTGAGGGTCGTGAGCAATCATCGTGATTCGGCAGCTGCTGTTAATCTTTTAGCGAGTACACGATTCTCCTTAAGTGCAAAAGATTTGAGGGCACTGTCACAAGCAGCCACAGCATATAATACGGCTATGGGTGAGCGTTTAGCGCGTCATGTGGGGGTTTCCTCAGATGAAAAATCATCATACGATGCGCTTTCTATTGTCTCTTTAGCGGACGTGTTACTCAGCGATAACAGTGGGTGGATTCTCGACACCTATTTTCGAGGCAGTGATGCTGCTCGTCAACGTATTGACGAGTGTTCGCGTATGCTTCGCCGTATTGAAGCGTCACATTCTGCAGGTGTAGAGCAGACCATTCATTTAGTGGGTGAAGAGCTGGGGCTAGATATTGATATTGCTGTTGCCTATGCATCCTCTCGAGCACAACAGCTGACAACTGATGCTACACCAATATCCAGTGTGGATAGCCTTGTTGAGCTTGCGCAAACCTACAGCAAAGAATTAATGGAGGGGCAAAGCGAAAGTATATCTGGATTCTTGTCATGGTTGGAAGGTCAAAAAAATTCGCTGCCTAAAAATCCTACGCTGGTGGGGTCAGATAACGCTGATGTGATTGTCTGCACAATTCACCATGCTAAAGGATTAGAGTGGGATAGCGTGATTATTCCGCACATGCAGGCGGATACATTTCCGTCTAAAACAGGAAATAATTTTGCTTGCGATGCTGTATATGAAGATGAGCCGCAGCGTTTTGGACAGTATGCTGCTCATGCATCAATCTGGCTTACGAATCCTGATGTTGTTCCTCATCCTGTTCGTAGTGATAAAGATGCCATATCACGTTTTGCTGATGCTGATGAATTTGATCAGATTATTCCTGATGCATGGGCGATTGAAAAACGTGTGTACGATCAGATGCACCTGCCACGACGCGAAGAGATGACCGAGCGTATGAGTATGCGTGAAGAAAGCGGACAGACAGTTCTTGAAGAGGAGAGACGATTAGCGTATGTAGCAGTTACGCGTGCAAAACGTGACGTGCTGATAACAGGATATCTGGAGTCACGTGATGATCTAACAGACGAGCTCTATCCTATTGGTTACACGCCAGAAGCGATAGTAGATGAAAAAGTCAAGGACAAGTTAGCGCAGAAATTTGAAACTCGTTCCTCGCTTTCCGTGTTCTTAAATGAATGTTATGAGTATGTGGAATCTAGCACACGAGGTCATGAAGCATGGCGTGCGAGCAGAGTGGATGTGTCTGAACTGTGCGCTGATAGTGGGTATGTAGATGCTCCGCGAGGTTTCTTTGTAGGAGACTTAGCTGCTGACTATGCGAAGGTTTGCGTGAGTGAAGCTCTGCAAGCAGCAGATAATGCTCAGCCGCATACCGAAGAGGTGATTTTTGCTCATCCGCGCAAAATCAATCCTGCTGTGGGAGATGTTCTCACGCGATCTCAGATAGCAAGCCAGAAGCATGAACTTACGCAAGATAATCCTGCAGAAGGCTCATTGTTACAGACTGCGCAGCGTGTGCATGAAACAATCAGCACTCTTGGCTTTATTCATGCGCAGCAGCTAACAGACGATGATGTGAATGCGCAAGTTATAGAACAAGCTCGACGCGTTCAAGCATCGCGCAATACATCGGTTACGGCGGTTCAGAAAGAAGTCAGTACTGCGCAGAATACATATGAGCACTTAGTACGTGCGCGCGCCATCATGCGTCCAGTGCCGAATTTGAGTAGTTATGAGAATGCTCAGGAACTAACACCTGCCACGCTGGGTACTGTTTTTCATGCTTTTGCGCAGCGCTATTTCAGTCCGTCGGATCAAACATCTGAAGACAATTTTGCTCTTATGCGCGAGAGTCTGAGAGCTCAGGTTGAATCAGAAGAACCTGCTAATGAGCTTGAAGAGCGTATGCATGAGTGGAAGAAGCGACTTATAGAATCTGCTTTTAACCCTGACGATTGCATAGGAACTGAAATTCCTTTTGCATATGCACCCGAGACGCGCACGCAAACCATTGTGGGCATTATTGATGCTGTTTTTGAGGGTGAGATTTTTTCAGATTCCCCAATTGCTCAGCATGCACATGAGCATGGTCACACTATTCAATACACGATTATTGATTGGAAAACAGGGCATAGACCTATAAGTGCTCAAGAACGCAAGGAAAAGCTTCTCCAAATTGATATGTATCGTCAAATTTGGGCAACTTTGCGTGGAGTAAGTATTGATAACGTGGACGCAGCACTGTATTATGTGAGTGAAGAAGATGAGCGTAAACGCAGTATTTATGCTCAATATAAAACTGCTGAACAGATTGAACAACTTTTCGCGATGAATCAGTGAGAGAGCACTGTAACACATAACGATAAGTTCGTGTTCACTGCGTGAACATGCGGTAGGGGTATTCCTTAATTATGTAGGGGATACCCCTTAATTTTATTCAAAATTTGTTCACGCGACATGATTCAAGAGTATTCTGTGGAGAGTTTCATAAAAGGTCGTGAGGTGCGAATGTATAGATGGCTCGTAGATACATACATTGATAGAGGATGGGTGATGTGGACGGTTATAGCCATAGCTGCCGTTCTCATTGCACTTCTTCTGCCTATTCTTCCTGCTCACTTCAGATCAGAGAACACCACAATTCAATCAGCTCGGCATGCATCGAAAAGATATGTAGGAAAGCGTGGCTGGTGGAGCCGTCACTGGTACACTATTGCGTTCGCTCAAATCTTGTGAACCGTGCTCATGGGCATTATAGGCTGGTATGTTGTCTATCTGCTATCCGATGTTTTTGTTGTTTTTGGGGTAGGTTTGGGCCGCAAAGTCTTTATTCGAGTGGCAGGTGGGTTTGCTGGTCTGGGCTTCGCCATCTGCTCAGCAATCATGTATAAAGGCTGGAGAAGGACAGTCGCTTTCTGCCTTATCCCTGTGGTTATTCTTTTAAGCGCTCTGCAAGTCAATGCAGCTTACGGACAATATCCCACCATTCGTGAAATTTTAGGTACACAACATTTTCCTCATGCAACCCATTTTGCACCCGCTACCACCACTGTGAAGGATTATGTGATAAAAGCGAAAGCAGGAGACATAAAAATCCCTCAACACGGACATATTCGCAACGTATCTATCCCAGCCACACATTCACGCTTTCGCGCTCGCCAGGCAGCTGTTTATCTGCCTCCTGCTGCTCTAACACAGCATGTGCCTGCTCTTCCTGTGCTGATGCTTTTGTCTGGGCAGCCAGGAAGTCCTGATACTTTCTTTACAGCCGGGCAAATGGGACGAATTGCTGATCAGTATGCAGCACGCCATCATGGTTTAGCTCCGATTATTATTTCACCAGATCAGCTAGGTAACCGCTTCCAGAACACATTATGCGCCGATACAACAAAATATGGTAAAGCTCAAACCTATCTGATGAAAGATGTTGTCAGCTGGATGAAGAAAAAATTACCGGTAAGCACTGACCATACGCAGTGGGGAATTGGCGGATTCTCACAGGGGGGAACCTGCTCAATTCAGCTTGGACCAGCGTATCCACAGATTTTCCACTATGTTATTGACGTTGCCGGAGAAGATGGACCACATTCAGGTTCGCAGCAGAACATGATTGACAACTTCTTTGGTGGAAGTAAAGAAGATTATGAGAAGCAAACTCCACGCAGAACTTTTGCCGCGCATCCTTATCAAGGGCAGCGTATTGTTTTCGCAGCTGGACAACTCGATACTTTAGGTCAGCGTAATTGCGTTCAGGTGAGTGGATTTGCACGTCAGGCAGGCTGGTCTATTCAATCAGTTTTGGTAGCAGGTTCTGCACATGATTGGACCACAGTGCGCGCAGTAATGGATTATGCTCTTGCAGACTTTGGATCTCTCAACGATTTAGGTTTACCAGTAGATTTCAGCACATATAAAAATCTTAGCCATATTCCTGGGCTAGAAAGTACGCCAGAAAATACGCCACGCCATCATGCCCATCACAATAAGCACTCTGAGGAGTAAATATGACGAATACTGTACATGAGAATCAGAAAAATCAGACAGCTGAAAATCCTCAGAAGCAACGCACTCAGAAAAACCAACGCACAAGTCGAGGTATTGCTCAGTCCATGCGCATGATTGGTGGTGATGTGTGGAAATTCCTCAAAACCCGTCCACTTTCGCTTATTCTCGCCATCATCTTTTTGCTTGTTAATAGCGCTATGCGTATTGCTTGGGATTTCAATATTATTGGACCGCAGTATGACGAAAAAATTACTCGCCTATCACGCATAGACAAGTTTCCTGGAGAATTCTTTAATGTGAATTTTCATGGATTGCAAGGCTTTGGCTGGGCTCGTAGCTTGGGCACAATAGTCATTGTTAATACTGTATCAGGCATGATTATTGGCATACTCGTGCTGCTCGGATTATTTGGAGTAGCAGAAGCCACATTGGGACGTATCAAGGCGGTAACTGTATCATTCGTTAGCAC from Alloscardovia omnicolens carries:
- a CDS encoding alpha/beta hydrolase-fold protein encodes the protein MGIIGWYVVYLLSDVFVVFGVGLGRKVFIRVAGGFAGLGFAICSAIMYKGWRRTVAFCLIPVVILLSALQVNAAYGQYPTIREILGTQHFPHATHFAPATTTVKDYVIKAKAGDIKIPQHGHIRNVSIPATHSRFRARQAAVYLPPAALTQHVPALPVLMLLSGQPGSPDTFFTAGQMGRIADQYAARHHGLAPIIISPDQLGNRFQNTLCADTTKYGKAQTYLMKDVVSWMKKKLPVSTDHTQWGIGGFSQGGTCSIQLGPAYPQIFHYVIDVAGEDGPHSGSQQNMIDNFFGGSKEDYEKQTPRRTFAAHPYQGQRIVFAAGQLDTLGQRNCVQVSGFARQAGWSIQSVLVAGSAHDWTTVRAVMDYALADFGSLNDLGLPVDFSTYKNLSHIPGLESTPENTPRHHAHHNKHSEE
- a CDS encoding UvrD-helicase domain-containing protein gives rise to the protein MTEISYTPEQEKIISAQPDASMLIVAGAGSGKTFTMTQRIIELIKRGVSPEKILGLTFTNAAATELLTRVSAEVFAHRQQSSVAHSDEEQLENADSAFLKPEVYTYDAFFQSIVRQFGLLVGMDPQTVPLSEAGTYQLADAVVQDHIRQAVADMRADGDESSSATDELESIGSYSTFVSHIVTLSDAISNSMIDGECTSMDDAIARVEHWDTAFIEHLEKIIDRDYAQEKNLPDFGQPIKMTSSKTEKGLKKWIDNKGRDYVASLVVQLKEKTQERSTLLRYVKLFHQKKQEQHVAQFADFTIAAIQLVDRFPWIAQYYRSRFTHVFLDEYQDSSSVQANLIVRIFAPEGVQHENSSALTAVGDPYQAIYGWRGASPGAFINFLRNTGVHAPLALSASMRNPQIILDMANMLTRPLRLGHVDVYNRPGSIVLQEVTVKELTAHTPQGASNPAEGSFGALIYHTQRQEIDAVVRYAKYAVSESKRRNDERIKRGEKAQSGPFVAVLMRSKTHMDEYASALTRAGLSVQIDGVGSVLDRPDAHEILNILRVVSNHRDSAAAVNLLASTRFSLSAKDLRALSQAATAYNTAMGERLARHVGVSSDEKSSYDALSIVSLADVLLSDNSGWILDTYFRGSDAARQRIDECSRMLRRIEASHSAGVEQTIHLVGEELGLDIDIAVAYASSRAQQLTTDATPISSVDSLVELAQTYSKELMEGQSESISGFLSWLEGQKNSLPKNPTLVGSDNADVIVCTIHHAKGLEWDSVIIPHMQADTFPSKTGNNFACDAVYEDEPQRFGQYAAHASIWLTNPDVVPHPVRSDKDAISRFADADEFDQIIPDAWAIEKRVYDQMHLPRREEMTERMSMREESGQTVLEEERRLAYVAVTRAKRDVLITGYLESRDDLTDELYPIGYTPEAIVDEKVKDKLAQKFETRSSLSVFLNECYEYVESSTRGHEAWRASRVDVSELCADSGYVDAPRGFFVGDLAADYAKVCVSEALQAADNAQPHTEEVIFAHPRKINPAVGDVLTRSQIASQKHELTQDNPAEGSLLQTAQRVHETISTLGFIHAQQLTDDDVNAQVIEQARRVQASRNTSVTAVQKEVSTAQNTYEHLVRARAIMRPVPNLSSYENAQELTPATLGTVFHAFAQRYFSPSDQTSEDNFALMRESLRAQVESEEPANELEERMHEWKKRLIESAFNPDDCIGTEIPFAYAPETRTQTIVGIIDAVFEGEIFSDSPIAQHAHEHGHTIQYTIIDWKTGHRPISAQERKEKLLQIDMYRQIWATLRGVSIDNVDAALYYVSEEDERKRSIYAQYKTAEQIEQLFAMNQ